In Miniphocaeibacter halophilus, the following proteins share a genomic window:
- a CDS encoding pyruvate carboxylase, which produces MARKFKKILVANRGEIAIRIFRACSELGIRSVAIYSEEDNTALFRTKADESYQVGFGKTPLEAYLDMNEIISLAKSKGVDAIHPGYGFLSENKEFARRCEENGITFIGPSYEVLDSLGDKIKSKIVAKKAKVPTIPGVDKPIRTKQDALDFAKEAGYPVMIKAAAGGGGRGMRIVEKEEDLIPAFRNAQSEAKKAFGIDDMFIEKYLKKPKHIEVQILGDKEGNIVHLYERDCSIQRRHQKIIEFTPAFSLPIEVRERICEDALKIANSVKYYNAGTVEFLVDSDLNHYFIEVNPRIQVEHTVSELVTGIDIVQSQILIAEGYRLDSEEIGIESQDSVILNGYSIQCRVTTEDPANNFAPDTGKIDVYRSGSGFGVRLDVGNGYVGSVITPFYDSLLVKMTSKSRTFKDAINKSKRALKELKISGVKTNIPFLVNVLNSEQFQQGTCNTGFIENNPQLFDVKPRNDRELKVLNFIGENVVNNKNRINGEFDIPINFDDLDTSSFKSGTKQIFDLNGVDGLLDWIKGQQKVLLTDTTYRDAHQSLLATRVRTVDMLKVAPAVSNYMSDLFSLEMWGGATFDVAYRFLQEDPWKRLEELRKHIPNILFQMLLRGNNTVGYKNYPDNVVKRFVKESAKNGIDIFRVFDSLNWIEGMRYAMDQVLESGKILEGTICYTGDILDETRDKYSLQYYVDMAKELEKAGSHIIGIKDMSGLLKPYASAKLIKALKNEVSVPIHLHTHDTTGNGVATVLMAAEVGVDIVDTAFNSMSGLTSQPALNSVVAALENTRRNTGISLDNAEIISKYWESVRPIYANFESGLKSGSTEIYKYEIPGGQYSNLKPQVESFGLGHRFKEVKDMYRNVNEMVGDIVKVTPSSKMVGDFAIFMVQNDLTPENIVEKGSHLDYPDSVVTYFKGMMGQPLGGFPEDIQKIVLKGEEPITVRPGELLPDEDFEANKKYLDEKYGIDASEKDLLAYALYPKVFEDYLDNLKVNGSLSHVSSLVFFHGINVGQTREVEIEEGKTLIVKLVEMSRPDDEGYVTLAFEINGNRREIKIYDKDSKKTAANAYTQLADPNNELEIGSSIPGTILKVLVKVGDEIKVGDPLAVVEAMKMETNIVSPVDGKVESITVKDDEMVEAGQLLLRLE; this is translated from the coding sequence ATGGCTAGAAAATTTAAAAAAATATTAGTCGCTAATAGAGGAGAAATTGCTATAAGAATTTTTAGGGCTTGTTCAGAACTAGGAATCAGATCTGTAGCTATTTATTCTGAAGAAGATAACACAGCTCTTTTTAGAACAAAAGCTGATGAGTCTTATCAAGTAGGATTTGGAAAAACTCCTTTAGAAGCTTATTTAGATATGAATGAAATAATATCCCTAGCAAAGAGTAAAGGAGTAGATGCTATCCATCCTGGATACGGCTTCTTGTCTGAAAATAAAGAATTTGCTAGAAGGTGTGAGGAAAACGGAATCACTTTTATTGGTCCTAGTTATGAGGTTTTAGATAGTTTAGGAGATAAAATAAAATCAAAAATAGTAGCTAAAAAAGCTAAGGTCCCTACTATTCCAGGTGTAGACAAACCTATACGCACTAAGCAAGACGCTTTGGACTTTGCTAAAGAAGCAGGTTATCCTGTTATGATAAAAGCTGCTGCCGGTGGCGGTGGTAGAGGTATGAGAATAGTAGAAAAAGAGGAGGATTTAATTCCTGCTTTTAGAAACGCTCAATCGGAAGCTAAAAAAGCTTTCGGAATTGACGATATGTTCATAGAGAAATACTTAAAAAAACCTAAACATATAGAAGTTCAAATCCTTGGTGATAAGGAAGGAAATATTGTACATCTATATGAAAGAGATTGTTCTATTCAAAGACGTCATCAAAAAATTATAGAATTTACACCAGCTTTCTCTTTACCTATTGAAGTTAGGGAAAGAATTTGCGAAGATGCTTTAAAAATTGCAAACAGCGTAAAATATTATAATGCAGGAACTGTTGAATTTTTAGTAGACTCTGACTTAAATCATTATTTTATTGAAGTTAACCCAAGAATACAAGTTGAACATACAGTATCTGAATTAGTTACAGGTATAGATATAGTACAATCCCAAATTTTAATTGCTGAAGGCTATAGACTAGACAGTGAAGAAATTGGAATTGAATCTCAAGACTCCGTTATTCTAAATGGGTATTCAATACAATGTAGAGTTACTACAGAAGACCCTGCCAACAATTTTGCACCTGATACTGGAAAGATTGATGTTTATAGGTCCGGCTCGGGTTTTGGAGTTAGACTTGATGTAGGAAATGGATATGTTGGCTCTGTAATTACTCCATTTTACGATAGTCTTTTAGTAAAAATGACTTCTAAGTCAAGAACATTTAAAGATGCTATAAACAAATCAAAAAGAGCTTTAAAAGAGCTAAAAATCAGTGGAGTAAAAACCAATATACCATTTTTAGTAAATGTGTTAAACTCTGAACAGTTTCAACAAGGAACTTGTAATACTGGTTTTATAGAAAACAATCCACAACTATTTGATGTAAAACCAAGAAATGACAGAGAATTAAAAGTTCTTAATTTTATTGGTGAAAATGTTGTTAACAATAAAAATAGAATTAATGGAGAATTTGACATACCTATTAATTTTGATGACCTAGACACTTCTTCTTTTAAATCCGGTACTAAACAAATATTTGATTTAAATGGAGTAGATGGTTTATTGGATTGGATTAAAGGACAACAAAAGGTACTTCTTACTGACACTACCTATAGAGATGCTCACCAATCCCTACTTGCAACTAGAGTTAGAACAGTAGATATGTTAAAAGTTGCTCCAGCTGTTTCAAACTATATGAGCGATTTATTTTCTCTTGAAATGTGGGGCGGTGCAACTTTTGATGTAGCCTATAGATTCCTACAAGAAGACCCTTGGAAAAGACTGGAAGAACTTCGTAAACATATTCCAAATATTCTTTTCCAAATGTTGCTTAGAGGAAATAACACCGTTGGATATAAAAATTATCCTGACAATGTAGTTAAAAGATTCGTTAAAGAATCTGCTAAAAATGGAATAGATATTTTTAGGGTATTTGACTCTTTAAACTGGATAGAAGGTATGAGATATGCAATGGATCAAGTACTTGAAAGCGGAAAAATACTAGAAGGTACAATTTGTTATACTGGCGACATACTAGATGAAACCAGAGATAAATACTCACTACAATATTATGTAGATATGGCAAAGGAACTTGAAAAAGCCGGTTCTCATATAATAGGTATTAAAGATATGTCCGGTTTATTAAAACCATATGCTAGTGCTAAACTTATAAAAGCATTGAAAAACGAGGTTTCTGTTCCTATTCATCTCCACACCCATGACACTACAGGCAATGGAGTTGCTACAGTTCTTATGGCTGCAGAAGTAGGAGTGGATATTGTAGATACTGCTTTTAACTCAATGAGTGGGCTAACAAGTCAACCTGCCTTAAACTCCGTTGTAGCTGCATTAGAAAACACAAGAAGAAATACGGGAATAAGTTTAGATAATGCCGAAATTATCTCAAAATATTGGGAAAGTGTAAGACCGATATACGCTAATTTTGAATCCGGCTTAAAATCAGGCTCTACTGAAATATATAAATATGAAATACCTGGTGGACAATATTCCAACCTAAAACCTCAAGTTGAAAGTTTTGGATTAGGACATAGATTTAAAGAAGTTAAAGATATGTACAGAAACGTTAACGAAATGGTTGGTGATATAGTTAAGGTTACTCCATCATCAAAAATGGTTGGTGACTTTGCTATATTTATGGTTCAAAATGATTTAACTCCTGAAAATATAGTAGAAAAAGGAAGTCATTTAGATTATCCGGATTCTGTCGTAACATATTTTAAAGGTATGATGGGACAACCATTAGGAGGCTTCCCTGAAGATATTCAAAAAATAGTATTAAAAGGTGAAGAGCCTATTACTGTCCGTCCTGGAGAATTACTTCCTGATGAAGATTTTGAAGCAAATAAAAAATATCTTGACGAAAAATATGGAATAGATGCAAGTGAAAAAGATTTACTTGCCTATGCATTATATCCTAAAGTTTTTGAAGATTATTTAGACAATTTAAAAGTAAACGGATCTTTATCCCATGTTAGTAGTTTAGTATTCTTCCATGGAATTAATGTTGGACAAACAAGAGAAGTAGAAATAGAAGAAGGAAAAACACTAATTGTAAAATTAGTTGAAATGAGCCGACCTGATGATGAAGGTTACGTAACTTTAGCCTTTGAAATAAACGGAAATAGAAGAGAAATTAAAATATATGACAAAGACAGTAAAAAAACAGCTGCCAATGCCTATACTCAACTAGCTGATCCTAACAACGAATTAGAAATAGGCTCCAGTATACCGGGCACAATTTTAAAAGTCCTTGTAAAAGTAGGAGACGAAATAAAAGTTGGAGATCCTTTAGCTGTTGTAGAAGCAATGAAAATGGAAACAAATATAGTTTCTCCTGTAGATGGGAAAGTTGAATCCATAACGGTAAAAGATGACGAAATGGTAGAAGCTGGCCAATTACTATTAAGACTAGAATAG
- a CDS encoding sensor histidine kinase, whose product MYNRLRRNFILITTIAILFILGFTISTINIVTINRTREQADKMISFLYDYYELIEIKDLRNISEILNRNEDLDTTLDSVYRQRFFYVEYDKDNNVIRSNTDRIVTKNKEEAIELADRVVKRNKTEGYYDIYRYNIKKIKDGKIVIFLDIFDELQSQRSVLRTSIYIGILLTSLGLVIVSVFSKKALKPFIDNEERQKHFIADASHELKTPISIISANTEMIEILNGRSEWTESTKNQLARMDKLIKNFITLSKTDETSQDAMEKINLSKLLVNTCKDFKGRAEIVGKTLKTEIQDDIMILADYEQIQQVVNILIDNAIKYSQDDNVILVNLNRVRKTASLKIGNKIKNFTKEDEQQIFNRFYRADESRSRDTGGFGLGLSIAGKIIKAHNGKITTTYKNDWLFFNVEFPIA is encoded by the coding sequence ATGTACAATAGGTTACGAAGAAATTTTATTTTAATTACAACTATTGCTATTTTGTTTATTTTAGGTTTTACAATATCTACTATTAATATAGTTACTATAAATAGAACAAGAGAGCAAGCGGATAAGATGATTTCTTTTTTATATGATTATTATGAACTAATTGAAATTAAGGATTTAAGGAATATATCAGAAATATTAAATAGAAATGAAGATTTAGATACAACCTTGGATTCTGTGTATAGGCAGAGGTTTTTTTATGTAGAATACGATAAGGACAATAATGTAATAAGATCAAATACCGATAGAATAGTAACAAAAAACAAAGAGGAAGCTATAGAATTAGCCGATAGAGTTGTAAAGCGAAATAAAACAGAGGGTTATTATGATATTTACAGATACAATATAAAGAAAATTAAAGACGGGAAAATAGTAATATTTTTAGATATATTTGATGAATTACAGTCTCAAAGGTCAGTTCTTAGAACATCTATTTATATTGGAATACTACTTACTTCCTTAGGGTTGGTTATTGTGTCGGTATTTTCAAAGAAGGCACTTAAACCCTTTATTGACAATGAGGAAAGACAGAAGCATTTTATAGCAGATGCTAGCCATGAGCTTAAGACTCCAATTTCCATAATTTCTGCAAATACCGAAATGATAGAAATATTAAATGGTAGAAGTGAGTGGACTGAAAGCACTAAAAATCAACTGGCAAGAATGGATAAGTTGATTAAAAATTTTATAACACTATCAAAAACCGATGAAACTAGTCAAGATGCTATGGAAAAAATCAATTTATCAAAATTATTAGTTAATACCTGTAAGGACTTTAAAGGGCGGGCTGAAATTGTTGGAAAAACACTAAAGACAGAAATACAAGATGATATTATGATTTTAGCGGACTATGAACAAATACAACAAGTTGTTAATATTTTAATAGATAATGCTATAAAGTATTCACAGGATGACAATGTAATATTGGTAAATTTAAATCGAGTTCGAAAGACCGCTTCATTAAAAATAGGAAATAAAATTAAAAACTTTACTAAGGAAGATGAACAACAAATATTTAATAGATTTTACAGGGCCGATGAATCCCGTTCAAGGGATACAGGTGGTTTTGGACTTGGGCTTTCCATTGCCGGAAAAATAATAAAGGCTCATAATGGGAAAATTACAACAACATATAAAAATGATTGGCTGTTTTTCAATGTAGAGTTTCCAATAGCTTAA
- a CDS encoding NAD(P)/FAD-dependent oxidoreductase yields the protein MIIINNIKLGIDEDTGKIKEKIKKKLKIKYDDFSYEIYRKSIDARKKNNILFVYQVLVDIELSEKRLLKLKDNDVKIYEEKVFEINPIKKFKKRPIVVGLGPAGLFCGYMLAKNGYKPIIIERGKDVDSRADDIEYFWETGKLNYESNVQFGEGGAGTFSDGKLTSRSNNFRIREVLKTFVENGAPEEILILQKPHIGTDLLREVVKNIREKIVSYGGKVHFETKLEDIKIENKKVVGIKTSKGDFETEDLFLAIGHSARDTFKMILDRGIEIGNKAFAVGFRIEHPQILIDKSQYGESFASPKLSAAEYQLTYKSKEGRGVYTFCMCPGGRVISASSFKDELCVNGMSYHARDLENANSAIIANVSERDYGEELLAGMYFQEGMEKKAYELGGGKYFAPVQLIRDYIDEVPSREIGKVKPSYKPGYKLTDLNSIYPKNINEAIKEAIINLDKKLKGFSLEDGVLTGVETRSSSPIRILRDKENYQSINTKGLYPIGEGAGYAGGIMSSAVDGITAVEKIVGSED from the coding sequence ATGATTATTATAAATAATATAAAATTAGGCATAGATGAAGATACTGGTAAAATTAAGGAAAAAATAAAGAAGAAATTAAAAATAAAATATGATGATTTTTCCTATGAGATTTATAGGAAATCAATAGATGCAAGAAAGAAAAACAATATTTTATTTGTCTATCAAGTATTGGTAGATATTGAATTATCGGAAAAAAGGCTTTTAAAATTAAAAGATAATGATGTAAAAATCTATGAAGAGAAGGTTTTTGAAATTAATCCTATAAAAAAATTTAAAAAAAGACCAATAGTTGTAGGACTTGGTCCTGCTGGATTATTTTGTGGATATATGCTGGCTAAAAATGGCTATAAACCAATTATTATTGAAAGAGGAAAAGATGTAGATAGTAGGGCTGATGATATTGAATATTTTTGGGAAACAGGCAAGCTCAACTATGAATCAAATGTTCAATTTGGTGAAGGGGGAGCCGGTACTTTCTCCGACGGTAAGTTAACAAGTAGATCTAATAATTTTAGAATTAGGGAAGTGCTTAAAACATTTGTAGAAAATGGCGCTCCTGAAGAAATTTTGATACTGCAAAAACCACATATTGGAACGGATTTATTAAGGGAAGTTGTAAAAAATATTAGGGAAAAAATTGTATCCTATGGTGGAAAAGTACATTTTGAAACAAAACTGGAAGATATTAAAATTGAAAATAAGAAGGTAGTAGGAATTAAAACAAGTAAAGGTGATTTTGAAACAGAGGACTTATTTTTAGCAATAGGTCATAGTGCTAGGGATACTTTTAAAATGATTTTAGATAGGGGAATAGAAATAGGAAACAAGGCATTTGCAGTAGGATTTAGAATAGAACATCCTCAAATATTAATAGATAAATCCCAATATGGAGAGTCTTTCGCATCACCTAAATTATCGGCAGCAGAGTATCAATTAACATATAAATCAAAGGAAGGCAGGGGAGTCTATACTTTTTGTATGTGTCCTGGCGGAAGGGTTATATCAGCATCTTCCTTTAAGGATGAATTATGTGTTAATGGAATGAGTTACCATGCCAGGGATTTGGAAAATGCAAATAGTGCAATTATAGCCAATGTTTCCGAAAGGGATTATGGAGAAGAATTACTTGCCGGAATGTATTTTCAAGAGGGAATGGAGAAAAAAGCCTATGAACTTGGTGGAGGTAAATATTTCGCCCCTGTTCAATTAATAAGGGATTATATAGATGAAGTTCCATCAAGGGAAATTGGAAAGGTAAAACCAAGCTATAAACCAGGTTATAAATTAACGGATTTAAATAGCATATATCCTAAAAATATAAATGAAGCAATTAAGGAAGCAATAATAAATTTAGATAAAAAATTAAAGGGATTTTCTCTGGAAGATGGAGTTTTAACGGGAGTAGAAACCAGGTCATCATCACCTATAAGAATATTAAGGGATAAAGAAAATTACCAGTCAATAAATACAAAGGGGCTTTATCCAATTGGAGAAGGAGCTGGTTATGCCGGTGGAATAATGAGTTCTGCAGTAGACGGAATAACAGCAGTGGAGAAAATTGTAGGGTCAGAAGATTAG
- a CDS encoding CapA family protein → MKKYFVKIMYTLFLLSFLVSCNSKTEAVKTTEIENKEKVESEQVESEQEDRIETVKITATGDIMYHPGTFNSNVNAETGKYDFRFFYNDMEKYIQAADLMIGNYETTSTPTRELSDYPMFNTPENSIEDLKNAGFDILTTANNHCLDSRVQGIIDTIDALDKYGVRHTGTWKEGEKDYLIEEVNGIKIGVLAYTERFNGMEVILADNEKEMVSPLNEEQIEKDIKELKSKDVDIILVFPHWGEEYMTMPTEKQKELGHKILNWGADMVLGSHPHVVQPVEKVEVDGKDKYIVYSLGNSISGQRKEFLGIEGVEGGLFVEMEFTKDFKNKTTEIKSINFVPTYVRDDRSSGKIQYKTQPIVEYLEGGSLRETVSSGELNEILKLRTNMINVLESMEYKLDS, encoded by the coding sequence ATGAAAAAATATTTTGTAAAAATAATGTATACATTATTTTTATTGTCGTTTTTAGTATCTTGTAATAGTAAAACAGAGGCTGTAAAAACAACTGAAATAGAAAATAAGGAAAAAGTTGAGTCAGAACAGGTTGAGTCAGAACAGGAAGATAGAATTGAAACTGTTAAAATAACTGCAACAGGTGACATTATGTACCATCCTGGAACATTTAATAGCAATGTAAATGCAGAAACAGGTAAATATGACTTTAGATTTTTCTATAATGATATGGAAAAGTATATACAAGCAGCGGATTTAATGATAGGTAATTATGAAACCACCAGTACTCCAACAAGGGAACTATCGGATTATCCTATGTTTAATACTCCGGAAAACTCCATAGAGGATTTAAAAAATGCAGGTTTTGACATATTGACTACGGCAAATAATCATTGTTTAGATTCAAGGGTACAAGGAATAATAGACACAATAGATGCCTTGGACAAATATGGAGTAAGACATACAGGAACCTGGAAAGAAGGAGAAAAGGATTATTTAATAGAAGAAGTAAATGGAATAAAAATAGGAGTATTAGCCTACACAGAAAGATTTAATGGAATGGAAGTAATACTAGCAGATAATGAAAAAGAAATGGTAAGTCCTTTAAATGAAGAACAAATAGAAAAGGATATAAAGGAATTAAAGTCTAAAGATGTGGATATAATATTGGTTTTTCCTCATTGGGGTGAGGAATATATGACAATGCCTACGGAAAAGCAAAAAGAATTAGGCCATAAAATATTAAATTGGGGAGCAGATATGGTTTTAGGAAGTCATCCTCATGTTGTTCAGCCAGTTGAAAAAGTAGAAGTAGACGGTAAGGACAAATACATAGTCTATTCTTTAGGAAATTCAATTTCAGGTCAAAGGAAAGAATTCTTGGGAATTGAAGGAGTAGAAGGTGGATTATTTGTAGAAATGGAGTTTACAAAGGACTTTAAAAACAAGACTACAGAAATTAAAAGTATTAATTTTGTACCAACTTATGTAAGAGATGACAGGAGTAGCGGAAAAATACAATATAAAACACAACCTATAGTTGAATATTTGGAAGGTGGAAGCTTAAGAGAAACTGTTTCCAGTGGAGAATTAAATGAGATTTTAAAACTTAGAACAAATATGATAAATGTTTTAGAATCAATGGAATATAAATTAGATTCATAA
- a CDS encoding response regulator transcription factor, producing the protein MKLLYAEDEKQLSRAISTILEYSGYEVDNAFDGEEALNLAINNNYDVIILDIMMPKLDGIQVLKEIRNKNISTPIIMVTAKSENEDKINGLDSGADDYLAKPFQTNELIARIKALIRRNNKFIETYNFGDVLYNIADSKLEKENKSLILNKEEVKILNKFITNIDGKIEIEQLLSTLKYENKEENHSKIRLYIAYINKKFQELESDFEIYGDIEYGFKLGIKNVQ; encoded by the coding sequence ATGAAGTTATTATATGCAGAGGATGAGAAGCAACTATCAAGGGCGATATCAACAATACTGGAATATAGTGGTTATGAAGTAGACAATGCCTTTGACGGTGAGGAAGCCTTAAATTTAGCAATAAATAATAATTATGATGTAATTATTTTAGATATTATGATGCCAAAGCTTGATGGCATCCAGGTACTTAAGGAGATTAGAAATAAAAATATCTCTACACCAATTATTATGGTAACAGCTAAAAGTGAAAATGAAGATAAAATAAACGGTTTAGATTCGGGAGCTGACGATTATTTGGCAAAACCTTTCCAAACAAATGAACTAATAGCCAGAATTAAAGCCTTAATAAGAAGAAATAATAAATTTATTGAAACATATAATTTTGGAGATGTTCTATATAATATTGCTGATAGTAAATTAGAGAAGGAAAACAAATCTTTAATTTTAAATAAAGAAGAGGTAAAAATTCTAAATAAATTTATTACAAATATAGATGGAAAAATTGAAATTGAGCAATTGCTTTCAACCTTAAAATATGAAAATAAAGAAGAAAATCATTCAAAGATTAGGCTATATATTGCATATATTAATAAAAAATTTCAAGAATTAGAATCGGATTTTGAAATTTATGGCGATATAGAGTATGGTTTTAAATTAGGAATAAAAAATGTACAATAG
- a CDS encoding GTP pyrophosphokinase: MELDYINNEEYLDFYKENLPYIEKTMKSIYEIIKISGEDYSSFEDRNPVEHIKYRVKHPQSAREKLIKLEYEPTSDNAMKYLHDICGFRIICTFISDVEFIVKKIKEIEDVKIVVEKDYINKPKSNGYRSYHIIIMLPIEIDGNIKNIYVEAQIRTIAMDCWASLEHQLMYKKDIQNKELFKEELKKCADEMATTDLNLETIMSFIKNEGA, encoded by the coding sequence ATGGAATTAGATTACATAAATAACGAAGAGTATTTGGATTTTTATAAAGAGAATTTACCCTATATAGAAAAAACGATGAAATCAATATATGAAATAATAAAAATTAGTGGAGAAGATTATTCTTCTTTTGAAGATAGAAACCCAGTTGAACACATAAAATATAGAGTCAAACACCCACAGAGTGCAAGGGAAAAATTAATTAAATTAGAATATGAGCCTACTTCCGATAACGCAATGAAATATTTACATGATATTTGTGGATTTAGAATTATTTGTACTTTTATTAGTGATGTTGAATTTATTGTAAAGAAGATAAAGGAAATTGAAGACGTTAAGATTGTTGTAGAAAAGGATTATATTAATAAGCCTAAAAGCAATGGTTATAGAAGTTATCATATAATAATAATGTTGCCTATTGAAATAGATGGAAATATTAAAAACATATATGTAGAGGCACAAATTAGAACAATTGCAATGGATTGTTGGGCCAGTTTGGAACATCAGTTAATGTATAAAAAAGATATACAAAACAAGGAACTATTTAAGGAAGAATTAAAAAAATGTGCAGATGAAATGGCTACAACGGACTTAAATTTAGAAACTATAATGTCTTTTATTAAAAATGAAGGAGCATAA
- a CDS encoding MATE family efflux transporter: MRNLTKGNELKAILLFSLPLIVGNMLQQLYNVVDTLIVGKVIGGTALAAVGSSFALMTFITAITLGFCMGSSVVFSQLYGAGKLDTLKVGIFNSFVFIGILSLIINILAFLLLNKIIILLNIPAEAIDETKIYLKIIFIGIMFTFIYNFFSAVLRSVGNAVAPLIFLAIAAITNIVLDIIFVIPFQLGVAGAALATIIAQFISALCSVIYFFKKNKSLRPGKEHFRLDLPLLKLIASNSILTSIQQSIMNLGILMVQGLVNSFGLQVTAAFAAAVKIDAFAYMPVQDFGNALSTYVAQNYGANEIGRIKKGVKLSILISSLFCIAISFIVFIFSSSLMRIFVKSSEVEIIAIGSKYLKIEGSFYILIGILFILYSFYRGISKPGIAVILTIISLGLRVFLSYFLSSFSNIGIIGIWISIPIGWLLADLFGFIYYKINKNRILE, translated from the coding sequence ATGAGAAATTTAACAAAAGGAAACGAACTAAAGGCCATATTATTATTTAGCCTACCTTTGATTGTAGGAAATATGCTACAACAATTATACAATGTTGTTGATACTTTAATAGTTGGAAAAGTTATTGGAGGTACTGCTTTAGCTGCTGTAGGTTCCTCTTTTGCTTTAATGACTTTTATTACAGCAATAACCTTAGGATTTTGTATGGGTAGTAGTGTAGTGTTTTCTCAACTATACGGTGCGGGAAAATTAGATACATTAAAAGTTGGAATTTTCAATTCCTTTGTTTTTATTGGAATCCTAAGTCTTATAATAAATATACTTGCTTTTCTATTGTTAAATAAAATTATTATATTGCTGAATATTCCTGCAGAAGCTATTGATGAAACAAAAATATATCTTAAAATAATTTTTATTGGAATAATGTTTACCTTTATATATAACTTTTTTTCAGCAGTTCTTAGAAGTGTAGGAAATGCAGTAGCACCATTAATATTTTTAGCAATTGCAGCAATAACAAATATTGTTTTAGATATTATTTTTGTTATTCCTTTTCAACTGGGAGTTGCCGGTGCAGCATTAGCAACTATTATTGCACAATTTATATCTGCCTTATGTTCGGTTATTTACTTCTTTAAGAAAAACAAGAGTTTAAGGCCGGGTAAAGAACATTTTAGATTGGACCTTCCACTATTGAAACTTATTGCTTCTAATTCTATACTTACAAGTATTCAACAATCTATTATGAATTTAGGAATATTAATGGTTCAAGGACTAGTTAATAGTTTTGGATTGCAAGTTACAGCTGCTTTTGCAGCAGCAGTAAAAATAGATGCTTTTGCATATATGCCAGTACAGGATTTTGGAAATGCCCTGTCTACATATGTTGCCCAAAACTATGGAGCTAATGAAATTGGTAGAATAAAAAAGGGAGTTAAACTGTCAATACTAATTTCCAGTTTATTTTGTATTGCCATATCCTTTATTGTCTTTATCTTCTCTTCTTCTTTAATGAGAATTTTTGTAAAGTCCAGTGAGGTTGAAATAATAGCAATTGGAAGTAAGTATTTAAAAATAGAAGGCTCTTTTTATATATTAATAGGAATTTTATTTATTCTATATAGTTTTTATAGAGGAATAAGCAAACCGGGAATTGCTGTAATACTAACTATTATATCTCTAGGTCTTCGTGTATTCCTGTCATATTTCCTATCTTCTTTTTCCAATATAGGAATTATTGGAATATGGATTTCAATACCTATTGGTTGGTTGCTGGCAGATCTATTTGGTTTCATATATTATAAAATAAATAAAAATAGGATTTTAGAATAA